A stretch of the Streptomyces sp. WMMB303 genome encodes the following:
- a CDS encoding PQQ-binding-like beta-propeller repeat protein, whose protein sequence is MVEQLTQHDPRRIGPFEVLGRLGSGGMGLVYLARSASGRRVAIKTVRTELAEDQLFRVRFTREVEAARAVSGFYTAAVVDADPRAAVPWLATAYVPAPSLEEIVTECGPVPVQAVRWLAAGVAEALQSIHGAGLVHRDLKPSNVLVLEDGPRVIDFGIASGVSNTRLTMTNVAVGTPAYMSPEQARDSRSVTGASDIFSLASTLVFAATGHAPFHGANPVETVFMLLREGPDLEGLPEDLRPLIDSCMRMAAEERPTPADLQAQLAPHLFGAGSDDSGTVSAWLPSTAVSLIERRRGGRTMRRQNAAAADGAPAGPGPGAAGGGPGAAAAAGGSALGSVGPGGPPAAGRAASGQDPAPSGPAAAVAEWDQGIPPGPRAVGSTGLSGAGSGFASDGAPGPASGSAQGSGPDAGPVVSRPAAQPGAPGAGSVQLPGAQVPIGPGPRRPDETGRDAEAAATSGWVRPPGGQDGAPQAAARPYAQQPPRPASAAVPSLSSAEPAAPPAPHPPARPYGAPGPRHAGNSDHAPGPGQPSAVPPPTGQPLQPHSGMPQSPPSAGPGQAGGGPQPEGPQRWRPWRFRMSNDVWGSPVVADELVYVTSFEVHALDVASGRRQFKTREVAWSMAVSGGRVHASDGPSLYALDATDGSERWRLATDGWVYSLQVDRGTVVTGTRGGGVQAWEAASGEKLWELTGAQADFETPEAGPVIADGAVCTWADGRLYVLEARTGAERWTYPVGDASATGGVPVRVTSAPDGALYVCAGSRVFALDAATGRERWRFDAPAAFLCPPAFVPGPGVTGGGIYLADYLGTVYALDSGTGHDRWRIATEPRHSTEPVVTADGLVHLGSGSALYTLDAVSGTPRWRFATGADVVGAPVVADGRVHFGSADHCLYTVDAVGGQLRWKLATGGEITGSPVAVGGVVYACSKDRCVYALDATKGTGQARHSG, encoded by the coding sequence GTGGTGGAGCAGCTCACACAGCACGATCCGCGGCGGATCGGCCCGTTCGAGGTGCTGGGCCGTCTCGGTTCCGGCGGTATGGGGCTGGTCTACCTCGCCCGCTCGGCGTCCGGCCGCCGGGTCGCGATCAAGACGGTGCGCACCGAACTGGCCGAGGACCAGCTCTTCCGGGTGCGCTTCACCCGTGAGGTCGAGGCGGCCCGGGCCGTGAGCGGCTTCTACACCGCCGCCGTCGTGGACGCCGATCCGCGCGCCGCCGTGCCGTGGCTGGCCACCGCCTATGTGCCCGCACCCTCCCTGGAGGAAATAGTCACCGAGTGCGGACCGGTGCCCGTGCAGGCCGTGCGCTGGCTGGCGGCGGGGGTCGCCGAGGCGCTCCAGTCCATCCACGGCGCGGGCCTGGTGCACCGCGACCTCAAGCCGTCCAACGTGCTCGTGCTGGAGGACGGCCCCCGCGTCATCGACTTCGGTATCGCCTCGGGCGTCTCCAACACCCGGCTGACCATGACGAACGTCGCCGTGGGCACCCCCGCCTACATGTCCCCCGAGCAGGCGCGGGACTCCCGCAGCGTCACCGGGGCCAGCGACATCTTCTCGCTCGCCTCCACCCTCGTGTTCGCCGCCACCGGCCACGCGCCCTTCCACGGCGCCAACCCCGTGGAGACGGTGTTCATGCTGCTGCGCGAGGGGCCTGACCTGGAGGGGCTGCCGGAGGATCTGCGGCCGCTGATCGACTCCTGTATGCGGATGGCCGCCGAGGAGCGGCCCACGCCCGCCGATCTGCAGGCGCAACTCGCCCCGCACCTCTTCGGCGCCGGGAGCGACGACAGCGGCACGGTGTCGGCGTGGCTGCCGTCCACGGCCGTTTCGCTGATCGAACGCCGCAGAGGCGGCCGCACGATGCGGCGGCAGAACGCGGCAGCGGCCGACGGTGCACCCGCAGGGCCCGGACCCGGCGCTGCCGGGGGCGGGCCGGGTGCCGCGGCCGCCGCCGGAGGCTCGGCCCTGGGGTCCGTGGGGCCCGGTGGGCCGCCCGCCGCCGGACGCGCCGCCTCCGGGCAGGACCCGGCGCCTTCCGGACCCGCGGCCGCCGTCGCGGAGTGGGACCAGGGCATTCCGCCGGGGCCGCGTGCCGTCGGCTCGACCGGGCTGTCCGGCGCCGGGAGCGGCTTCGCGTCCGACGGGGCGCCCGGCCCGGCCTCCGGCTCGGCTCAGGGGTCGGGCCCGGACGCGGGGCCGGTCGTCTCGCGTCCGGCCGCCCAGCCCGGAGCTCCGGGCGCCGGGTCGGTGCAGTTGCCCGGTGCGCAGGTGCCGATCGGCCCCGGCCCGCGGCGCCCCGACGAGACCGGCCGGGACGCCGAGGCGGCCGCCACCTCCGGCTGGGTGCGTCCCCCCGGCGGGCAGGACGGTGCCCCGCAGGCTGCCGCCCGGCCGTACGCGCAGCAGCCGCCCAGGCCCGCCTCGGCGGCGGTGCCGTCGCTGTCGTCGGCCGAGCCGGCGGCGCCGCCCGCGCCGCATCCGCCGGCCCGCCCCTACGGGGCTCCCGGCCCGCGGCACGCCGGGAACTCCGACCACGCTCCAGGCCCGGGGCAGCCCTCCGCCGTGCCCCCGCCCACCGGGCAGCCGCTCCAGCCGCACTCCGGGATGCCGCAGTCGCCGCCGTCCGCGGGGCCGGGGCAGGCCGGCGGCGGCCCGCAGCCCGAGGGGCCGCAGCGCTGGCGTCCGTGGCGGTTCCGGATGTCGAACGATGTGTGGGGCTCGCCCGTGGTCGCCGACGAGCTGGTGTACGTGACCTCCTTCGAGGTGCACGCGCTGGATGTGGCGAGTGGGCGCAGGCAGTTCAAGACCCGGGAGGTCGCCTGGTCGATGGCGGTCTCCGGGGGCCGGGTGCACGCCTCGGACGGGCCCAGCCTGTACGCGCTGGACGCCACCGACGGCTCCGAGCGGTGGCGGCTTGCCACCGACGGCTGGGTCTACTCGCTCCAGGTCGATCGCGGCACCGTGGTCACCGGAACCCGCGGCGGCGGGGTCCAGGCGTGGGAGGCCGCCAGCGGCGAGAAGCTGTGGGAGCTGACAGGCGCGCAGGCCGACTTCGAGACCCCGGAGGCGGGGCCGGTCATCGCCGACGGCGCCGTCTGCACCTGGGCCGACGGACGGCTGTACGTGCTGGAGGCGCGTACCGGCGCGGAGCGCTGGACCTACCCGGTCGGCGACGCCTCCGCCACCGGCGGGGTTCCCGTTCGGGTGACGTCGGCGCCGGACGGGGCCCTGTACGTGTGTGCGGGCTCCCGGGTGTTCGCGCTGGACGCCGCGACCGGGCGCGAGCGGTGGCGGTTCGACGCCCCGGCCGCCTTCCTGTGCCCGCCCGCGTTCGTACCGGGCCCCGGGGTGACGGGCGGGGGCATCTACCTCGCGGACTACCTCGGCACCGTCTACGCGCTGGACTCCGGTACCGGCCACGACCGCTGGCGGATCGCCACCGAGCCGCGGCACTCGACCGAGCCGGTCGTCACCGCGGACGGGCTGGTGCACCTCGGCAGCGGCAGTGCCCTGTACACGCTGGACGCCGTGAGCGGGACACCGCGCTGGCGCTTCGCGACCGGCGCCGATGTGGTGGGCGCGCCCGTCGTCGCCGACGGGCGGGTGCACTTCGGCTCCGCCGACCACTGCCTCTACACGGTCGACGCGGTGGGCGGCCAGCTCCGCTGGAAGCTGGCGACCGGCGGCGAGATCACCGGGTCGCCGGTGGCCGTGGGCGGGGTGGTGTACGCGTGCAGCAAGGACCGCTGCGTCTACGCGCTGGACGCCACGAAGGGCACCGGTCAGGCCAGGCACTCCGGCTGA
- a CDS encoding AfsR/SARP family transcriptional regulator gives MGAGDQEQVGTERQGNRLHFTVLGPVRAWRGDQQLPMGSPQQKALLAALLLPGGRTSTAEELIDAIWGEDPPERAKAALRTYASRIRKALGSAAGILVSESGGYAVRTGPEATLDAEEAHELAVRAEKAASAGDREAARELYHSALAQWAGEPLAHVPGPYAEHQRVRLGEWRLGLLELRLDLDLQVGGHAEAVSELTALTAAHPLRERLRELLMLALYRSGRQAEALAVYADTRKLLADELGVDPRTELSELQQRILEADDELAYQSAEDASAPGAETTRPAQLPATVADFTGRASVVAELGDELAQTDGTVMAVSAVAGIGGVGKTTLAIHVAHAAADRFPDGQLYVDLQGAGAAPVDPETVLGSFLRALGVADSAIPGGTEERSALFRSLLAGRRVLALLDNARDAAQVRPLLPGTSGCAALVTSRARMVDLAGAHLVDLDVMNPEEALALFTRIVGAERVLPEREAAMDVVAACGFLPLAIRIAAARLSARRTWTVSALAAKLGDERRRLDELQVGDQAVKATFELGYGQLDREQARAFRLLGLAEGPDISLDAAAALLDRAPEESEDLLESLVDTSLLESAAPGRYRFHDLVRLFARACAERDEQPTGECEAARARLLDFYLATARHVFAWDHPRDRTVDHLGPPVGEGLQFPGQESALEWLFTEGECLMAAIGQAASRGALRPAADLLVATKDLADSGVHSLRYERAAAVVREAAERAHEALPGARAGIMLTHAHALGGRFPQAEKEAVRALELGRSADDPLSCSYAPNDLGILATYLGRHEEAESHLEAAILAFRADENRPSEASALCNLSRVHTALARHDSAVELAMQGVTIYEEMDSTLRMANALYTLGSALSAAGRVAEGLRHLTEAREIFHVSRQSRWEGVTHFRIAEAHLLSGDAARAAEHAEQAIALRVIGGEWRKATVLVVLGKALAQLGQSRRARACLEEALAIFEPLGSPESAEVREVLARVAER, from the coding sequence ATGGGCGCCGGGGACCAGGAACAGGTCGGAACGGAGCGTCAGGGGAACAGGCTTCACTTCACTGTGCTCGGTCCAGTCCGCGCCTGGCGCGGGGACCAGCAGCTGCCCATGGGCTCACCCCAGCAGAAGGCGCTGCTGGCGGCGCTGCTGCTGCCCGGAGGCCGCACCTCCACAGCCGAGGAGCTCATCGACGCCATCTGGGGCGAGGACCCGCCTGAGCGGGCCAAGGCCGCGCTGCGCACCTACGCGTCGCGCATCCGCAAGGCACTCGGCTCCGCCGCCGGGATCCTGGTCAGCGAGTCCGGGGGCTACGCCGTCCGCACCGGACCCGAGGCCACGCTGGACGCGGAGGAGGCGCACGAACTCGCCGTACGCGCCGAGAAAGCGGCCTCGGCGGGCGACCGCGAAGCGGCCCGTGAGCTGTACCACTCCGCGCTCGCCCAGTGGGCCGGCGAGCCGCTCGCCCACGTCCCGGGCCCCTACGCCGAACACCAGCGCGTCCGCTTGGGCGAGTGGCGGCTCGGCCTGCTGGAGCTGCGGCTCGACCTCGACCTCCAGGTCGGCGGGCACGCCGAGGCAGTCAGTGAACTGACCGCGCTCACCGCCGCGCACCCGCTCCGGGAGCGGCTGCGGGAGCTGCTGATGCTCGCCCTCTACCGCAGCGGACGGCAGGCCGAGGCGCTGGCTGTCTACGCCGACACCCGGAAGCTGCTCGCCGACGAACTCGGCGTCGACCCGCGCACCGAACTGTCCGAACTCCAGCAGCGCATCCTGGAGGCGGACGACGAGCTGGCCTACCAGTCGGCCGAGGACGCGTCCGCGCCCGGCGCCGAGACCACCCGGCCGGCCCAGCTCCCGGCGACCGTGGCCGACTTCACCGGCCGGGCCTCCGTGGTGGCCGAACTCGGCGACGAACTGGCGCAGACCGACGGGACGGTGATGGCGGTCTCCGCCGTCGCGGGCATCGGCGGCGTCGGCAAGACGACCCTCGCCATCCATGTGGCGCACGCCGCCGCCGACCGGTTCCCCGACGGCCAGCTCTACGTCGACCTTCAGGGCGCCGGGGCCGCCCCGGTCGACCCCGAGACCGTGCTCGGTTCGTTCCTGCGCGCCCTGGGCGTCGCCGACTCGGCCATCCCCGGCGGCACCGAGGAGCGCTCCGCGCTCTTCCGCTCGCTGCTGGCCGGACGCCGGGTGCTGGCCCTGCTCGACAATGCCCGGGACGCCGCCCAGGTACGGCCCCTGCTGCCCGGCACCTCCGGGTGCGCGGCCCTGGTGACCAGCCGGGCACGGATGGTCGACCTGGCCGGTGCCCACCTGGTGGACCTGGATGTGATGAACCCCGAGGAGGCCCTCGCCCTCTTCACCCGGATCGTCGGCGCGGAGCGGGTGCTCCCCGAGCGCGAGGCCGCCATGGACGTGGTGGCGGCCTGCGGGTTCCTGCCGCTGGCGATCCGGATCGCCGCGGCCCGGCTGTCGGCCCGCCGCACCTGGACCGTCTCCGCGCTCGCCGCCAAGCTCGGCGACGAGCGCCGCCGGCTGGACGAACTCCAGGTCGGGGACCAGGCCGTGAAGGCCACCTTCGAACTCGGCTACGGCCAGCTCGACCGCGAACAGGCCCGCGCCTTCCGGCTGCTGGGCCTCGCCGAGGGGCCGGACATCTCCCTGGACGCCGCGGCGGCCCTCCTGGACCGCGCCCCGGAGGAGAGCGAGGACCTGCTGGAATCTCTGGTGGACACCTCCCTGCTGGAGTCCGCAGCGCCGGGCCGCTACCGCTTCCACGACCTGGTGCGCCTCTTCGCCCGGGCGTGTGCTGAGCGGGACGAGCAGCCCACCGGCGAGTGCGAGGCGGCGCGGGCCCGGCTGCTGGACTTCTACCTGGCCACGGCGAGACATGTGTTCGCCTGGGACCACCCCCGCGACCGGACCGTCGACCACCTCGGCCCGCCGGTGGGCGAAGGGCTTCAGTTCCCCGGCCAGGAGAGCGCCCTGGAGTGGCTCTTCACCGAAGGGGAGTGCCTGATGGCGGCGATCGGGCAGGCAGCCTCCCGCGGGGCCCTCCGTCCGGCCGCCGATCTGCTCGTGGCCACCAAGGATCTCGCGGACTCCGGCGTCCACTCGCTCCGCTACGAGCGGGCGGCGGCAGTGGTACGGGAGGCGGCGGAGCGGGCACACGAGGCCCTCCCGGGAGCGCGCGCGGGCATCATGCTGACCCACGCCCACGCACTGGGCGGGCGGTTCCCGCAGGCCGAGAAGGAGGCGGTGCGCGCCCTGGAACTGGGCCGCTCCGCGGACGACCCGCTCTCCTGCTCCTACGCGCCGAACGACCTCGGCATCCTCGCCACCTACCTCGGCCGGCACGAGGAGGCGGAGAGTCACCTGGAAGCGGCCATCCTGGCCTTCCGCGCCGACGAGAACCGGCCCTCGGAAGCGAGCGCGCTGTGCAACCTCTCGCGGGTGCACACCGCGCTGGCGCGGCACGACAGCGCGGTCGAGCTGGCCATGCAGGGCGTGACGATCTACGAGGAGATGGACAGCACGCTGCGGATGGCCAACGCCCTCTACACGCTGGGCTCCGCGCTGTCGGCCGCAGGGCGGGTGGCGGAGGGGCTGCGGCATCTCACGGAAGCGCGCGAGATCTTCCACGTCAGCCGCCAGTCGCGCTGGGAGGGCGTCACCCACTTCCGGATCGCCGAGGCGCACCTGCTGTCCGGGGACGCGGCCCGGGCCGCCGAACACGCCGAGCAGGCGATCGCGCTGCGCGTCATCGGCGGCGAGTGGCGGAAGGCGACGGTGCTCGTCGTCCTGGGCAAGGCGCTGGCCCAGCTGGGCCAGTCCCGCCGTGCACGGGCCTGCCTGGAAGAGGCGCTGGCCATCTTCGAGCCGCTCGGTTCGCCCGAAAGTGCCGAGGTCAGAGAGGTGCTGGCGCGGGTCGCGGAGCGCTGA
- a CDS encoding cytochrome P450 produces the protein MEAQQQTVRIDPLGRDIHGEATHIRGLGSAALVELPAGVHAWYISEFEVLKQLLRDPRVSKDPRQHWPPWQRGEFRDTWLLTWLDRENMLCSYGEDHKRLRKLVAPAFTARRTAAMLPRVERITTELLDAMEVRARQAGPGGEPLDLRSAYAHPLPMNVICELFGVPEEQRPEMKRLMDLIMDTTLTAEQAGQTAVDMQAACTALTEAKRTEPGEDLTSVLVSARDDEGTALSEKELLDTLLLMIGAGHETTVNLIGNAVHALLTHPEQLDLVRLGKASWDDVIEETLRWAPSIANLPLRFAVEEIELPDGTTIRQGDAIVSTIASANRDPGKYGASAAEFDVLRSAGEHLAFGHGVHFCLGAPLARMEARTALPALFDRFPDLALAVPPEELAQVPSAIAHGFATLPVRPLG, from the coding sequence GTGGAAGCGCAGCAGCAGACAGTCCGGATAGATCCGCTGGGTCGGGACATCCACGGCGAGGCCACGCACATACGGGGGCTGGGATCCGCCGCTCTGGTCGAGCTGCCCGCCGGGGTGCACGCCTGGTACATCAGCGAGTTCGAGGTGCTCAAGCAGCTGCTGCGGGACCCTCGGGTCTCCAAGGACCCCCGGCAGCACTGGCCTCCCTGGCAGCGGGGCGAGTTCCGCGACACCTGGCTGCTGACCTGGCTCGACCGGGAGAACATGCTGTGCTCCTACGGGGAGGACCACAAGCGGCTCCGCAAGCTGGTCGCGCCCGCGTTCACCGCGCGCCGGACGGCCGCCATGCTGCCCCGTGTGGAGCGGATCACCACCGAACTGCTGGACGCCATGGAAGTCCGGGCTCGGCAGGCCGGGCCCGGCGGCGAACCGCTTGACCTGCGTTCCGCGTACGCGCATCCGCTGCCGATGAACGTCATCTGCGAGCTGTTCGGGGTTCCCGAGGAACAGCGGCCCGAGATGAAGCGGCTGATGGACCTGATCATGGACACCACGCTGACGGCCGAGCAGGCCGGGCAGACGGCGGTGGACATGCAGGCCGCCTGCACCGCGCTGACCGAGGCCAAGCGCACGGAGCCGGGTGAGGATCTGACCAGCGTGCTGGTCTCGGCGCGGGACGACGAGGGCACCGCACTCTCCGAGAAGGAACTGCTGGACACCCTGCTGCTGATGATCGGCGCCGGGCACGAGACCACGGTCAACCTGATCGGCAACGCGGTCCACGCCCTGCTCACCCATCCCGAGCAACTCGACCTGGTGCGGCTGGGGAAGGCGTCCTGGGACGATGTGATCGAGGAGACCCTGCGCTGGGCGCCCAGTATCGCGAACCTTCCGCTGCGCTTCGCGGTCGAGGAGATCGAGCTGCCGGACGGGACCACCATCCGGCAGGGCGACGCGATCGTGTCCACCATCGCCTCGGCCAACCGGGACCCGGGCAAGTACGGTGCGTCGGCTGCGGAGTTCGATGTTCTGCGGTCGGCCGGTGAGCACCTGGCGTTCGGCCACGGCGTGCACTTCTGCCTGGGTGCGCCGCTGGCGCGGATGGAGGCGCGGACCGCGCTGCCGGCGCTCTTCGACCGCTTCCCGGACCTGGCGTTGGCCGTACCGCCCGAGGAACTGGCCCAGGTCCCCTCGGCCATCGCACACGGCTTCGCGACCCTGCCGGTGCGGCCGCTGGGCTGA